In a genomic window of Glycine max cultivar Williams 82 chromosome 13, Glycine_max_v4.0, whole genome shotgun sequence:
- the LOC100792738 gene encoding serine/threonine-protein kinase D6PKL3 isoform X1, giving the protein MSETGNPVLFHFPHPQLLITLKNTHADLDSLLSISNAMDPWLDDLTDDLQSLSFASTATADIKRSTSFGSETTTLTASSSAHLPANSKPHAPSSDPRWAAIHRIRSDSPSRRILPSDLLFSRRLGSGDISSVYLAELNDGSLSVMFAAKVMDKKELASRSKEGRAKTEREILESLDHPFLPTLYATIDAAKWLCLLTEFCPGGDLHVLRQRQPHKRFPEPAVRWCLFIYRFYASEVLVALEYLHMMGIVYRDLKPENVLVRSDGHIMLTDFDLSLKCDDSTSTPQIILDQKNTPRTGPRVEPSQTQFSSSSCILPNCIVPAVSCFHPKRKRKKKQSQHNGPEFVAEPIDVRSMSFVGTHEYLAPEIVSGEGHGSAVDWWTLGIFIFELFYGITPFRGMDNELTLANIVARALEFPKEPTVPATAKDLISQLLVKDPSRRLGSTMGASAIKHHPFFQGVNWALLRCTPPPYVPPPYIKEAVSSDHEIETCPQTPIDYY; this is encoded by the exons ATGAGTGAGACTGGGAACCCCGTTTTGTTTCACTTTCCTCATCCCCAACTCCTTATAACACTCAAAAACACGCACGCAGACTTAGACTCACTCCTTTCCATTTCCAACGCAATGGACCCATGGCTCGACGATCTTACCGACGACCTTCAGAGTCTTAGCTTCGCCTCCACCGCCACCGCGGACATCAAGCGGAGCACCAGCTTCGGCTCCGAAACCACCACCCTAACGGCCTCCTCCTCCGCCCACCTCCCCGCCAACAGCAAGCCCCACGCGCCCTCCTCCGACCCCCGCTGGGCCGCCATCCACCGGATCCGATCGGACTCCCCCAGCCGCCGCATCCTCCCCTCCGACCTCCTCTTCTCCCGCCGCCTTGGCTCCGGCGACATCAGCTCCGTCTACCTCGCCGAACTCAACGACGGCTCCCTCTCCGTCATGTTCGCCGCCAAGGTCATGGACAAGAAGGAGCTCGCCAGCCGCAGCAAGGAGGGAAGAGCCAAGACCGAGCGAGAAATTCTCGAATCGCTCGACCACCCCTTCCTCCCCACCCTCTACGCCACCATCGACGCCGCCAAATGGCTCTGCCTCCTCACCGAGTTCTGCCCCGGCGGCGACCTCCACGTCCTACGCCAACGACAGCCCCACAAACGCTTCCCGGAACCCGCCGTCAG GTGGTGTTTGTTTATTTACAGGTTCTACGCGTCAGAGGTGCTAGTGGCACTTGAATACCTTCACATGATGGGGATAGTGTACCGTGATCTGAAGCCGGAGAACGTGTTAGTTCGATCAGACGGGCACATCATGCTCACTGATTTTGACCTCTCGTTAAAATGTGATGATTCCACATCAACGCCACAGATCATCTTGGATCAGAAAAACACCCCTCGCACGGGCCCACGCGTGGAACCCTCTCAGACTCAGTTCAGCTCGTCTTCGTGCATACTACCCAACTGTATAGTCCCCGCAGTGTCGTGTTTCCACCCAAAACGCAAGCGAAAGAAGAAGCAGAGCCAACACAATGGGCCTGAGTTTGTAGCCGAGCCCATTGATGTCCGCTCCATGTCGTTCGTTGGGACCCACGAGTACTTGGCTCCGGAAATCGTGTCTGGGGAGGGTCACGGTAGTGCCGTGGACTGGTGGACTTTGGgcatatttatatttgaattgttCTATGGTATCACACCCTTTAGGGGAATGGACAATGAGCTAACCCTAGCAAACATTGTGGCTCGAGCCTTGGAGTTCCCCAAGGAACCCACCGTGCCAGCCACGGCAAAGGACCTCATCTCACAGTTATTGGTTAAGGACCCTTCGAGGAGGCTAGGGTCAACCATGGGTGCTTCCGCCATCAAGCACCACCCCTTTTTCCAAGGTGTTAATTGGGCATTGCTAAGGTGTACACCTCCACCCTATGTGCCCCCACCTTATATTAAAGAAGCTGTATCATCTGATCATGAAATTGAAACCTGTCCGCAGACTCCAATTGATTACTATTGA
- the LOC100792738 gene encoding serine/threonine-protein kinase D6PKL3 isoform X2 yields MSETGNPVLFHFPHPQLLITLKNTHADLDSLLSISNAMDPWLDDLTDDLQSLSFASTATADIKRSTSFGSETTTLTASSSAHLPANSKPHAPSSDPRWAAIHRIRSDSPSRRILPSDLLFSRRLGSGDISSVYLAELNDGSLSVMFAAKVMDKKELASRSKEGRAKTEREILESLDHPFLPTLYATIDAAKWLCLLTEFCPGGDLHVLRQRQPHKRFPEPAVRFYASEVLVALEYLHMMGIVYRDLKPENVLVRSDGHIMLTDFDLSLKCDDSTSTPQIILDQKNTPRTGPRVEPSQTQFSSSSCILPNCIVPAVSCFHPKRKRKKKQSQHNGPEFVAEPIDVRSMSFVGTHEYLAPEIVSGEGHGSAVDWWTLGIFIFELFYGITPFRGMDNELTLANIVARALEFPKEPTVPATAKDLISQLLVKDPSRRLGSTMGASAIKHHPFFQGVNWALLRCTPPPYVPPPYIKEAVSSDHEIETCPQTPIDYY; encoded by the exons ATGAGTGAGACTGGGAACCCCGTTTTGTTTCACTTTCCTCATCCCCAACTCCTTATAACACTCAAAAACACGCACGCAGACTTAGACTCACTCCTTTCCATTTCCAACGCAATGGACCCATGGCTCGACGATCTTACCGACGACCTTCAGAGTCTTAGCTTCGCCTCCACCGCCACCGCGGACATCAAGCGGAGCACCAGCTTCGGCTCCGAAACCACCACCCTAACGGCCTCCTCCTCCGCCCACCTCCCCGCCAACAGCAAGCCCCACGCGCCCTCCTCCGACCCCCGCTGGGCCGCCATCCACCGGATCCGATCGGACTCCCCCAGCCGCCGCATCCTCCCCTCCGACCTCCTCTTCTCCCGCCGCCTTGGCTCCGGCGACATCAGCTCCGTCTACCTCGCCGAACTCAACGACGGCTCCCTCTCCGTCATGTTCGCCGCCAAGGTCATGGACAAGAAGGAGCTCGCCAGCCGCAGCAAGGAGGGAAGAGCCAAGACCGAGCGAGAAATTCTCGAATCGCTCGACCACCCCTTCCTCCCCACCCTCTACGCCACCATCGACGCCGCCAAATGGCTCTGCCTCCTCACCGAGTTCTGCCCCGGCGGCGACCTCCACGTCCTACGCCAACGACAGCCCCACAAACGCTTCCCGGAACCCGCCGTCAG GTTCTACGCGTCAGAGGTGCTAGTGGCACTTGAATACCTTCACATGATGGGGATAGTGTACCGTGATCTGAAGCCGGAGAACGTGTTAGTTCGATCAGACGGGCACATCATGCTCACTGATTTTGACCTCTCGTTAAAATGTGATGATTCCACATCAACGCCACAGATCATCTTGGATCAGAAAAACACCCCTCGCACGGGCCCACGCGTGGAACCCTCTCAGACTCAGTTCAGCTCGTCTTCGTGCATACTACCCAACTGTATAGTCCCCGCAGTGTCGTGTTTCCACCCAAAACGCAAGCGAAAGAAGAAGCAGAGCCAACACAATGGGCCTGAGTTTGTAGCCGAGCCCATTGATGTCCGCTCCATGTCGTTCGTTGGGACCCACGAGTACTTGGCTCCGGAAATCGTGTCTGGGGAGGGTCACGGTAGTGCCGTGGACTGGTGGACTTTGGgcatatttatatttgaattgttCTATGGTATCACACCCTTTAGGGGAATGGACAATGAGCTAACCCTAGCAAACATTGTGGCTCGAGCCTTGGAGTTCCCCAAGGAACCCACCGTGCCAGCCACGGCAAAGGACCTCATCTCACAGTTATTGGTTAAGGACCCTTCGAGGAGGCTAGGGTCAACCATGGGTGCTTCCGCCATCAAGCACCACCCCTTTTTCCAAGGTGTTAATTGGGCATTGCTAAGGTGTACACCTCCACCCTATGTGCCCCCACCTTATATTAAAGAAGCTGTATCATCTGATCATGAAATTGAAACCTGTCCGCAGACTCCAATTGATTACTATTGA
- the LOC121173349 gene encoding uncharacterized protein gives MSEPPFRPREKLIQKQKYFHNIHKHTYLKGPYDKITSVAIPLALAASSLYLTGRGIYNMSHGIGKKE, from the exons ATGTCAGAACCACCGTTTAGACCACGAGAGAAACTTATTCAGAAGCAAAAGTATTTCCATAATATCCATAAACACACATACTTGAAAGGGCCATATGACAAGATCACATCTGTTGCAATACCACTTGCATTGGCAGCATCTTCGTTGTATCTGACT GGAAGAGGGATCTACAATATGTCACACGGAATAGGGAAGAAAGAATGA